A single region of the Stegostoma tigrinum isolate sSteTig4 chromosome 8, sSteTig4.hap1, whole genome shotgun sequence genome encodes:
- the LOC125456494 gene encoding low-density lipoprotein receptor class A domain-containing protein 1-like isoform X1, which translates to MKLNKTYPENISVLSFDADSSGSLSMISNNSKKDCWDCSQSDASYCWCSKQCYWISVVVMLLLGVTVAALACAIIFGIPKNIPDRVCITANNQSGFQCDDHVTCLQSSQVCHRIEDCLESAHESAMCSRYCYDRFSSCI; encoded by the exons ATGAAACTTAATAAGACGTACCCAGAAAATATCAGTGTG CTAAGTTTTGATGCTGATTCTTCTGGTTCACTTTCCATGATATCAAACAACAGCAAGAAAG ATTGCTGGGATTGCAGTCAGAGTGACGCATCTTATTGCTGGTGTTCCAAGCAGTGCTACTGGATCTCTGTTGTTGTGATGCTGTTACTGGGAGTTACTGTTGCTGCTCTGGCATGTGCTATAATCTTTGGCATCCCGAAAAATATTCCAG ACAGAGTTTGTATAACTGCAAACAATCAGTCAGGATTCCAGTGTGATGACCATGTCACCTGTTTGCAATCATCTCAAGTTTGCCACAGGATCGAGGATTGTTTGGAGAGTGCTCATGAATCTGCAATGTGCAGTAGGTATTGTTATGATAgattttcctcttgcatttaa
- the LOC125456494 gene encoding low-density lipoprotein receptor class A domain-containing protein 1-like isoform X2: MKLNKTYPENISVLSFDADSSGSLSMISNNSKKVSNCLPCGPKYWSCKSVISQYCDCIPRELCRDNVQHCVDWSDEYICPAN; this comes from the exons ATGAAACTTAATAAGACGTACCCAGAAAATATCAGTGTG CTAAGTTTTGATGCTGATTCTTCTGGTTCACTTTCCATGATATCAAACAACAGCAAGAAAG TGTCCAACTGTCTTCCATGTGGGCCAAAGTACTGGAGCTGCAAGTCTGTTATTTCTCAGTACTGTGACTGCATTCCGAGAGAGCTGTGCAGAGATAATGTACAACACTGTGTGGATTGGTCAGATGAGTACATCTGTCCTGCAAACTAA
- the lrrc42 gene encoding leucine-rich repeat-containing protein 42 → MSSHTSTRPAFEFGPIYVREKGQLSLLNGAPNLKLSTGKSKSLRLFQKGFTVKLCIEDGDKPSTCRTDHIVFTYTKEGNLRYSPKSLFDLVLGFIADNIQHVDSLIGFPEQVAEKLFIAVEARKKFIDPDTSTKALFKFSEAYGSLVLRSLCLRNRFLMVSEKLEEIQSFRSLMSLDLSSCKLGDEHELLLHLTSETLASLICLFLKDNGLSDAGLQKMTAPVRVVKRGLGSLEVLDLSDNPRISEHGMQYLCCFSKLKALDISGTGVMPNCSSVQMIQNKLSFHPAGEPLEVFKHTCCRTEGWAEQVVHQWERVSVRQRENINGRTVAQRFYGINKLINVGTDGLSNTVQINEPIRMQFHRKTSKDHHVQATVTSALGVTKSSSGQTEVTGCSSLPVKRKHAELTLNDWDIMNCY, encoded by the exons ATGTCTTCGCACACCAGTACAAGACCTGCATTTGAATTTGGACCTATCTATGTACGTGAAAAAGGACAGTTGAGCCTGCTGAATGGTGCTCCAAACTTGAAGCTGAGCACTGGAAAATCTAAGTCACTGCGACTGTTTCAGAAGGGTTTCACTGTTAAACTATGTATCGAGGATGGAGACAAACCAAGCACTTGCAGGACTGATCACATTGTCTTTACATATACTAAGGAAGGCAATCTTCGTTACTCTCCCAAGTCACTTTTTGATCTGGTGCTTGGCTTTATAGCTGATAACATACAGCATGTTGACTCATTAATTGGCTTTCCAGAGCAGGTCGCAGAAAAACTTTTTATTGCGGTAGAAGCAAGGAAGAAATTTATTGACCCTGACACAAGTACCAAGGCTCTATTTAAATTCAGTGAAGCTTACGGAAGCCTTGTGCTCCGCTCCCTGTGTTTACGAAACAG GTTTTTGATGGTTTCAGAAAAGTTGGAAGAAATCCAGTCTTTTCGTAGCTTGATGAGCTTGGATCTGTCGAGCTGTAAGCTGGGGGATGAACATGAGCTCTTATTACATTTGACATCTGAAACCTTAGCAAG TCTCATTTGCTTATTCCTTAAGGATAATGGTCTCTCAGATGCCGGTCTACAGAAAATGACCGCACCTGTTCGAGTAGTAAAGAGAGGCTTGGGGAGTTTGGAAGTGCTGGATCTTTCTG ATAACCCCAGAATCAGTGAGCATGGCATGCAATATTTGTGCTGCTTTTCAAAACTGAAGGCTCTGGATATCTCGGGAACCGGTGTTATG CCCAATTGTTCTTCGGTCCAAATGATTCAGAACAAGTTGTCGTTTCATCCTGCTGGGGAACCTCTGGAGGTGTTTAAGCACACATGCTGCAGAACAGAAGGCTGGGCAGAGCAG GTGGTTCATCAATGGGAACGTGTGTCTGTTAGACAACGTGAGAATATTAATGGCAGAACAGTGGCACAGCGATTCT ATGGAATAAACAAGCTGATCAACGTAGGAACTGACGGACTTTCAAATACTGTGCAAATCAACGAACCAATCAGAATGCAGTTTCACAGAAAAACCAGTAAGGATCACCACGTGCAGGCCACTGTAACTTCTGCTTTAGGGGTCACTAAGAGTAGTAGTGGACAAACTGAAGTGACTGGGTGTTCTTCCCTTCCTGTGAAACGCAAGCATGCTGAGCTGACCTTGAATGACTGGGATATCATGAACTGTTACTGA